The region ATGGATGAAGACTCTGAACAAAGAAAAGATGACTATCCACCACAGCCCCCAGAAGAGCCTGAAAAGGGACTTGAAGACATTGCTGACGGACATTCTGAACAGTTGATGTCTTCCCAACTTGCCAGAGAAAAGTTATTCCAACAACGACAGAAAAACGAGCTGAGACGGCTCCTAAAACATACCTGCCCAGAGATAAAGATGCTGGATGATGTTGTGAATGAGGAGTTTGCTGAAGTGTTGAGCTCTAAATCAGAGTCTGGTGGGGAGACCGGATATGAGGGAGAGGTTCTTTCAAGATGCTTGATATTTGAAAACCGTGGCAGCAGCTACAGCAGCCCAAAGACCTGTGTAGAAGAGGGAGCTGTGGAAAGACAGGATTATCGGAAAATATCAGCGGTTTTGGAAGGGCTAAAAGATGAGCCTTGCACTAAGAGTTGTGAAGGGATGATGATAAGTGATAAATCTCCTGACttaacattaaattataataaagaagTAGAGGAACAGATAACAAAAATAGATGTTAAAGCTACAAGAAAGGTATTTGAGAATAAGTGTTCAAGCACCGTAAAGCCAGATGAGAATCAGAGGAATGTTACTATGGTTTTGAACAAACCATCTGAAATATCTTCTGCTGATAGCATACAAGGCGATAACAAAAGTGGGGATAAGAATTTAGAAGAACAAAAGCTGTGTGCTAGTGCTGTTGGTAAAAGTACAGAATATGACATTTCTTGCAGAGAGGCATTTCCCTGTAATGATTTCCCACTTGAGGGAAGTTTCATAAGTTGTActgaatcagaaagaaaaagagaaataataaaaacaaatgcagcacTTTTCCAAAATAACCCCTTTATTTCCTTTAACATTGAAAGAGAGAATTTTTTAAGCCATCcatcaaaaactcaaaatcaaaGCATTGTAGCAAGTGAAGACTATCCGATTGCCAACGTAAAGAACAGAACACATCTGTTTGAATCGATGCCATTTGATAAAATTAGACATCAGAATCAGGATGAAATTGAGACACTGGtggaaaatatcaaagaaaCGTTAAATTTCCTCTACCACGTGAAAGCCATTCACTCAGATGGGGTAATTATTGAGGTTAACGAGACAATGATCGCTAAAAAGGCACAGTTCCTAATATCAGGCAGGGGACCTGAGATAAAATACGATAAGGTGGCTGAAGGTGGTGCACAAAATTTTATAGTCCAGCTGCTACCGCGGGTAAACCTAAAACCTCAGATAATTTACCTTAAGGAAGATAATAAAGGATTTATGGAGGCCACAGTGGTGGATGCACTGGCTCACCAGCATAGATTCAGTGCAAACAAAGACGCTGAGTTAAAAACTGCCAATGTAGTACAGTTGGTTGAGGATATCCTCATTCAGGACAACTCCCTGAGAAAAGGGGTAATCATTCAAGAAGATGCCAGAAACGGTGCAAAAGTCATTGTTTATTCCCTCTACAAATACTTTGATGAAGAAGACGTGAAGAGCTACAGCCCTCCAAACAGTGCAGATCATGATGAACCTGAGGCAGAAACAGTCCCAGTTTCAAAGAGCATCCAAGACCAATCCAGGTCAGGGTCAATTAGGGCCAATGTCAAATTGTTCAAAACTTGCATCGAAAAGGGTGACCTGGGATATTTAAGATCACTTCATGATGATGAACAAACCATTCACAATACTGAACATAGTCAAAGTGAAGTAGCTGTCAGGCTGGATGATGAATCTCATCATCACCATATAAGTAATCCAACTGAAGAGTGTATCCAAGTGGatgtaaaaaaactaaaaggcaTGTTCTCTGAAGGAACAAGTCCTAATCGTAGTAAATGTGTCAAATCTTCTGCAGTGACATCTGGAAAAAGTCAATCTCCTATAGAATGCAATACAGGAGCATTCTTGTTTCCACAGTCCAACAATAGTTTTAATGCTTGCTTTGGTCAAGGGCTTAAAGAAGTTCTGGCAAATTCTGaacatcaaaatcaaaacagagTTCAACAAGGTAAAATGGCAGAAGCCTACACAGAAGAACTGTGTGAAATACCCACTGTAACACTGTCAGGAGCAGAAGCAGAATCAGCTCAAGAAATTTCAAGCACAAAAGTGGAATCATGCttagaaaaaagtaataaatctCCATTAGTTGAAGGAATTTTCTCAGCACCTGAATCAGACTGGTTAcccaaaaacacagaaacagtcAGTGAAGAGGCCAGTTCTAAGAACGAGCACACCTCCGAAACATGCAACAAAATTAATGAAGGATTTAGAGAATTAGCTAAAAATGAAAACGTTAAAATTTCTTTGGTTCCTGAACAAATTTCAGAAGCAAAACCTGAACAACAAGAAGAAGTTTGTTGTCAGGGCACAATACAAGCAGCTTTGGATTCCTTGGAGAAGTCTAATATCAATGTGACAAGAGGAGACATCAGGGCAGCTATGATATACAGACAGTCCAACAAATCTTATCAGAAAAACTCGCAAAGTTATGTTCAAAAGCACAGTACTACAGACTTTTGCTTTTTGGCTGAGCCTAAATCAAATCAAGAACAACAAAAGCCAGAAACACCCAACCAAGAAGTAACAGTGGCAAATGTGGAGCCTCCACACCTAACAACAGCAAATACTGAGCCTCTACACCTAACTAAAGACCCACTACACCTACCCATGACTGCATCAAATGCAGAGCCTTCTCACCCCTCTGTATCACCACTAAACCTAAAAGTGACTCTGTTAGATGCAGAACCTCCACACCCAACTAAAGAACCACTAAACGTAGATGTGAATGTAATGAATGCAGAGCCTCCACACCCAGCTAGAGAAGCACTGAAGCAAAAAGTAATTGTGACAAATTTGGAGCCTCTGCACCCAGCTGAAGGACTGATGGACATACAAGTGACTGTGTCAAATGCAGAGCCTCCATGCCCAACTACAGAACCACTCAACCAAGAAGTAACTGTGGCAAATGTGGAGCCTTCACACCCAACTAAAGAACTATTAAACCTAGAAGTGACTTTGTCAGAGGCAGAGTTTCCACACCCAACCAAAGAAACACTAAACCTAAAAGAGACTGTAGTGAATGCAGAGTATCCACACCCATCTAAAGAACTGCTAAACCAAGAAATGACTGTGGCAAATGTGGAGCCTCCATGTCCAACTAAAATGCTGCTCAACCAAGAAGCCACTGTTGCACATGTGGAGCCTTCACACCCACCTAAAGAACCATTAAACCTAGAAGTGGCTGTGCCAGATGCAGAGCCTCCACACCCACCAAAAAAGCCACTCAACCATGAAGCAGCAATGGCAAATCTCAAGCCTCTACATCCAACTGAAGATCCAGTAAAGCTGCAAGTGAATGTGGCAAATGCAGAGCCTCCATGCCTAACTAAAGGATTACTAAACCAAGACGTAAATGTGGCAAATGCAGAGCCCCCACATCCAATCAAAACCCATAACAGGCCTTCTCAGGGTGTTGTgtcaacaaaaagcaaaagaatcACTGGCCCCAAACCACCAATTCCACCTAAACCTGAACATttgaaagagaaacaagaagTAAGTCAGCCATCTGCTAGTAGGCATCCAGAGGAACACAAAATTAGTACTATGGGAACTGAAGAAATGTTCTGTCAGGTTTCCCAGCCATCAGTAACAACATTGTTCTTAGGTCAAGAAGACACTACCAATAAGTCAGTGGATCATCATGAAAACTACAATTTAGACAAATCTACGAAGATGTTGCAACAAATAAAAGGGAAGTCTGACATACAATGTTTGACTATGCTCTTAGAGAGTAATGAAACagatataagaaaaataaatgaacaacaaAAGATTGAAACCATAGAAAAGAAAGATATGTCTGAAAGCGCATTCGTACATGACATAATATCTGAAACAGATGAAACCCATATAAATTTCCATGAGGCCCGGCAAAAATTCACCGGCAAAGTTGTGTCATCAAAAAAGACGGCCCCTGTAAAGCCAAAACGAGTAAAACATGTTCAGTCCTGTGACAAAACCCAAAAACACTTAACAGGAGAATGCACTACAGATGGCACTGTCCACATTGGAGCTGATCCATCATCCAGCAACTGTGAAATAACTGCTGACAGTGCAGATAGGCATTACAAGGACGCAAAGCAAGACATCAAAGTTGAGATGAgggaaaagaaagcaagaatgGAAACAGATGATGAACGCAGACAGCGACTGTCCATACACATGGATGAGATTGTCAGAGGAAACGTAACTGCGGCAATGGAAATCTTTGAACACTTGAGAAAGCAAGAGCAACTGCAAAGCATTCTGAGTCGTGTAGAAGAAATTGAAAGCGACACGAGTGAGGTTGATGTGACATCTCTCAGGAGAGTATTTGAGAACTTCCCTGACTGGATTGTCAATACAGACAAAACAGGACGAAAGAAGgtcaaagcagaaaataaagacaaagtgATACAGTCGTCAGCAGACAAAAAACATTGCAAGTCCTCAATGGAGCATGTTTATGGAGATCTTGAGCGTGCTAGTGAGGAAATAATAAATCTTAAAGAGCAGACTCTTGCTAGACTTAAGGATATAGAGGACACCATTAAGAAAGcacttctttctgtttcttcacTAAAATCTGACTCAGATATTGCAAATTTATCAAATCTGCTCAAAGAATCCCTGGGGGTTGTGCAAGAATCTCCCCATTCTagtaaaataagcaaaactgaTTTAAGCAGAACCAAACCACAGCAATCAGAAGAAAGTTATTTTCCACAAAGAAGCAGCTCTACAGGCACTGCAGCAGCTCCTACCACAGATCAGTTTTCTACAAAGCAACAGCAAAGCCCTCCATCTTCACCTGCATTCATTTCTATTCAGTCAGCagcaagaaaaacagataaaacagacGCTGTGCCACCAGAAACTTTAATCTGTATGAAGTGTCAGTTGAGCCCGAGGCCAGAAGGAAAATTCAGAACCACAAAGACAGTGATGTGCAACAGCCCCACTCAaggtaaaaaagtaaaacccaAGAAAGGAGAAGGACAGCAAACTTCTAACAGCCAACAAAATCGAGAGCTTAGTGTGCTCCAGGTACAAACTGACAGCGAAGGGAACAGCATCAGAGGGACAGCAGTGGAAAACTATGAGAGGACAGATGACTCTGATAACAGGTCTTAGACATCCAAAGCCTCTGCTCTTGTTGCTACTCAGCCAGAAAGCAAAACAAGTCAGGCTGTAATCCAGAGGTTCAGCAGCCAGTAAATCAGGTTAATGATTTGGGTATCTGGACAGATAAGTGTTTGTCTTTCATGTTCTCACAACATGTTCATTATCTACTAAGTACTTATTTGAGTGCTAAATAGAATGATCTTTTATAAGTTTATTGCTGAAGGTATTTCTTAGGTTTTTAACTGTTGCTACTTCAGCATTACGTCACTTGGTTTTTGCTCTACTTTGCATTTGAATTTTAgtactttttacatttctatcAGCAACTTTCTAATAAATTCTTTTTGTGAAAATCCTTCTTGAGCTTGAAGTAAACCTAGTCTCATTTTTCTTATCAGTTTCAACCAACTTCTCGAGAGATGTGCTCAGCCTGTCAGAAGCCAGTTTATCAGATGGAAAAAGTCACAGCagacaaatatatttttcacaaaacgtGCTTCTGCTGCAAACAGTGCAAGAAAAAACTAAGGTGGGATATCAAAATATGTTTCACAAGGATCTCTTTCAGTTTTAATCAGgtcttcttcctcttttgaTTCCATGTTTTACCAACTTAACTGCAGGTAGGCTAAATGTTGTTCATATCCTTGGTAGTTTAAGTTTAATACAATCTTAGGCAACATGTTTCTTCTAACAGGAAATAGTATTGAGATTATGGTGTGGCCAAAGTCCCAACTCTGACAGAGAATCTTTGATGACAAGGAGATAAATCATCAGTCAAAAAACTGGTCAGCACGTATTATAAGCATTTGATTGGTGTAATGATGTTAACAGTTTTCCACTCACCATTGAGTACGGTACAATGATTCTTTGAAATACTATAttcttcattaaatatttaccaaaaaaaaaaaattctcaatcGACACTTTATTACAGAAGCAgtaaacctaaatctgccaggggtatgacattttttcttctgaattgTATACAGATTTAGCAATACAATGATAAATGGGAAACTGATGGAAATAGTATCCAAAAGCAACATATACTTTATACCATGGCAACTACTGCTGTTAGCTTTACCATTGTatagaaaaaaggcaaaacaacaCAGATATGCCTAAATCCTGTGCTGTTGTTCACATTTAGGCTACAAAGAGTTAATATTGTCACTATCttacagtaaaacagaaaaggattCATGTAGATCGTACACAACACAAAGTCTAAAAAGTGCTAAAAACTACTTAccataattttatttgaacaacCTATATATATGCTGTGTAATGGAAGTTTACAAAACACTCATGAAAACTGActtagaaatagaaatattttggattttgcATGATATTAAAACAGACCAAGCTAACTCCAGgtttacatttagcaaatacaCTGTAAGCAGATTCATCACACTAGCAGCATTGAAGTACTAATGTATAGACTAATGTATAGACTAATattatccatctatccatccattttcttacacccttatcccattggggtcgggagggtgctggtgcctatctccagctgtcaacgggcaagaggcggggtacacaCTGGACAGGTCATCAGGTCACAGGGAGACTAATAGTTTGCTACTACAAAAAACATAATGCTCATTGCTGAAAGTAACAGGTGTAGGTTCAAAAGAAACTGTAGCTGGCAAAATGTAACATATACAATATAgcaaaaaatatacacaaaataattttaaaaaatcctttaaaggtaaaaggtaaaggtaattttatttatgtagcacattttcagcaacaaggcaatacaaagtgctttaacTATTCATTGGTTGTATCTATTTTAGGCTGTTTAAATCAATCTTCACAATATGTTATATTGCAATGTTTCAAATGTGGGAACTCTGTCCTCATTAATGTTTTCTCTTCCAGTAAAAGTTTTTAACAACTACTGTATGTATCACAGGCAATTAGATTTGCTACtaacttgtacttttttttagcaTGCAAACTTACACACCTTTGAATGGTGAATTCTACTGCATATTTCACTACCAACAACTGTTCAAACGAAAGGGGAATTATGATGAGGGCTTTGGACACTCTCAGCACAAGAACAAATGGCTGTTCAAGAATTCATCCAGCACAGTGAATGATGAATCTGAGGCGTAACTGCAATGGGAAAGTGAGTAacaacaaaaggcaaaaaaaaagtcttaattgCTTGTGTTAATGAATTCAgtcatttttgttgttaatcACTGTAATCATCTTTGTAACCGTGCTCTCTTTGTGTTCTCAGCCGATGAGTGACGATGACAGCACAGAAAATCCTAATGAAGATGTTTGAGGCAGCTTGTTCAACGGAGTGCAACAAAATTGCACAGGCATATAAACTGCATGATAATTAATGTTAGACAACATATCATAAAATctgctaattatttttttaaatatcttgctTTGTGTTGAGACACATGTAATTGTAATCtgttattcattttatattcaGCTTCATTGTGCTTTTCTTAGTTTAAAACTGCAGCAACAAATTACAGTAAGGAAGAGCATAATAGAGAAACCAATTACTGCTTGTAATTACCAGATaatcaacaacataaaaatatcaggCGAACTTATGAAGATTTCCAAAGTGACATTGTACTTTATGCATATTTAATTTCGTTCTGCAAATTTCTGAAGAATGCTCATAAATAAGTAAGCATTGTTTTGTAAAGTGATTATTTTGTACCACTGTAAATCATTATCAACTTtgtgcagagagaaaaaattaaccacataaaatctaattttaatttccttgtGTTTCAGTTCAAAGAGACTTTTATGCACTGTTGCCTCAATGTTTAAGTGCCTCTATTTTGTGCAGATCTGGGTCTGTTACTTTGCTCCCAGTGCCTTCAGGTTTATTGTTCTTAAAACGTGGCTCAGCtgatattttacaattttttacaaGCTTTCACTTGGTCCATCCAAGCAGTCTACTGTAGTTTGTTGTGTAGTAGAGGTCTGTGAATTCACAGATCTATaatcttaaaagaaaacatatccTGACTTTTTGTAACATCCAGATGTTGAAAACAGTTACATAATCTTTAATATGGGCATAAAGAAAACTTATGTTGAGACTTAACAAGATACTGTTAATATTGTGCCCAGGTGTTTGCCATCACAGTGAAATCTCTCCCACAAAGGGTTACTCATTTACCATCAGTACAAGACTTTCCCTTCAAGTAAATGCAAGCTAATACTAAAATACTCTGATTTTGAAGTAAGAAAGAATGCATTGTAGCGTAAACAACATGGCGACGTCTGTGtatcaacattttattaaaatttataaaaaattaacagcctACAGTATTAATACTgtactgtattttttacatataaaataaatatttccccAATGAAGTCTATTGTAACTAATTGTGGATgcctttagaagaaaaaaatattctgcatgttatattttatgtttatatggAAACTTTGTGACCTCCATGAtgaaatttacacatttatgcACATTGAGTACTAAGTGTAGTACTCAGTGTGATTGACAGCAGAAAGAGCCTAGCCTCACCATACTCACCAGCAAAGAAAGTACTTCTTCAAGACATAGGGATGCCTGCACATGaataaaagcaaagttaaaGTTGTTCAAGACACAAATGAAAtatagttattatttttttacgttttattttgtgcattcTCCTGTAACGCTGTTCTCGGCAATTGTCCACATAATTCATATCAAAATTACTGTTAGTCAGATTATGACAATATGAAAATGGtgatttcaaattaaacaagaaaattagatcaaaatagatttaaagacaaacactaaataaaaaaacaaagaattaacAGATTAGGATGAAGCGCAAGTCCAGAACTCCTATAATTAGCAATAACATTTGAATTTTCACTAAGGTTTACTCATTACTTTTGTTCGCAGTGTTGTAGTGGATAGACTACAGTGGAGAATATGAAACCCAGAGAAGAGCATTATATGTAAGAGCCAACATGTCTGTATTCAAACTGTTGCTGATTTTACAGCGCTCATTCAACCTTATAAGTATAACTGCTGCCCTGATGTAACGTTTTTTGCCACAGTGTGGCAAAACATGGACGGAATGACGaatattttttggttgtttcatTAAAGTCTGTTAAATATTATTACCAACAGGTGTGCTGTTAATTAAAGGAGAAACCCTGATAGCTCATATCTGACAATATTGTTGCTGGTCTGTTAGTAATTTGACAGGTCATGAAAGCACACTGATTGCTTGTTTAAACATTAACTTAAAGGATGGGACTCCTTCTCTTCTCTTGAAACCAAAGCTGCCCCTTGCCTTCATTACTTGCTGAGGACTTTAGGACACCATTATGAGCAACTTTGGGCAAATCTTGAAGGAGATCGGGGAATTTGGCTTCTTTCAGAAACGCTTGGTGGCTGCATTATGCATCCCCAGCGTGTTTCTGGCGTTCGATGTGATCGGCCAGGTGTTTACAGGTATGAACTTCCCGCACCAGTGTAACACCGACTGGATCTTGGAGCGGGGACCCAACCTGACTGATGAAAGACAAAGAAACCTCACCATACCCACTAACAGAGAGGGAAAGTTTGACAGCTGTAAAATGTTCACACCTGTAAGTTTGGACCTGGAAACCATTGAAAGGTACGGACTTAACGAAACAACGGGATGCATAAATGGATCAGTTTTTGAGATGCCCAATCATGCCTCCAGCATTGTGACAGAGGTAAGAAAATCTTGAGCAGATCAACATAGAGAGATAACTTTGGCGAATCTGCGATATGCCACATAATTGTCACTGAATGATTGACTGACGCTAAATAAGTGCTGACCTTAGAACACTGATCTGCTGAAAGTGCATAAATATGACACAAAGTACTTTAAAGTCagttgacatgtttttttttaaatctgcctATAGTGACATAATACATGTAAAAACCTTTGAACAGATTAGAGAGTCAACAAGATGTTAAACACTGGAGGGAGGCTCAGAGTCTAGAGACTGGAGATTCCATCCATCTCACTACTTTAAGCTATAAATACTTGAGATATATGGGATAAAAgcggaaaaaaacacaaaacacattatATGAGGTGTAACTAAGGACATCAAAGAGACATGCAGTAGCATGATGAAGTGGGTGGATGAGTGGAAGCAGCATCATAAGATTGCATAAAAGTTGGCAACAAATACAAAGAGAAGTAAATaatgttaaacaaaatgttttacaacctATCATAATGGAGGAGGCAGGTTTCAGAGAAAGGTTATATTTTTTCATCCATTGTCTATGCCCACCTAGCCAATCAGGGCAGTAGAGGTCAGGACTGATGCTACCAACTTTTAATTagagaatattttaaatttacttttctgcttacagttgttTCACATTATTAAGTGAAGTATTCAAATTTGCTATCGCTAGAGTGCTTTTCTAGACCCCTGCTAATAATATTTTGTGATTAGTATTTTCATTTACAGCCTCTTAACGTGTTGTCTTTCAGGATTGCCTGGTATTTGGCTTTCTTGTCCctggcaaagaaaacaaaagtccctgcagcatgattctgccaacACCATGTTTGATTCCGGGGATGTAGTTTTGGTTTTCCTCCACACATAGCTTTTTACATGAAGGctgaaaagtttagtttttgtttcttctgattAGGGAAACTTCTTTCCCTAATTTTCTTATCGTTTCAAGATGTATaataacttttgaaaaatgttgtgtAGCCATGTTTATAACAAATTAATACatccaaaaagtaaaatatatcaaaGTAGCTGAAGTAAAAGATTAACAGGCTTAGAGAAATGAAGTATAACtaaatttttctttatgtcTCTTCAATGTTGTTGTCAGTTTAACCTTGTGTGCGACAGAAGCAATTTCATTGAGGCATCTCAGTCTATTTACATGGCCGGTCTTCTGGTTGGAGCCTTTGTTCTGGGACAGATGGCTGACAGGTGATGACCACTTGTGTCCAGCCATTAACTAGGAAACAGTTAACTAACAAAGTAACTTTTAGGGACATGTGTAACATTTCAGCCTTTCTTTCTGTAGGTTCGGCCGACGTTTTGTGGTCCTGCTGTCTCTCCTCATCTTATTTGTGTTTGGAGTAGGACTCAGTTTCTCACCCAACATCTATGTTTACATTGCTCTCAAATTTGTTTGTGGCTTCTCAACGTCTGGAATTGTTGCAAATGCCTTTGTGATTGGTAGGTTTCACAGCTGAATTTAATGGCAACTTTATTTCGAGTGCATTAACTATACCAATCAATACCGTCATTTCCAGACTATTGAGCAAACCTGAATGCAAGCCTCACTTAGGAGGCAAAAAAGTGTACATAGGCTATATTTGTCTGTAAGCTG is a window of Xiphophorus maculatus strain JP 163 A chromosome 21, X_maculatus-5.0-male, whole genome shotgun sequence DNA encoding:
- the LOC102228099 gene encoding xin actin-binding repeat-containing protein 1-like isoform X2, whose protein sequence is MEREKDLRRSQSLKSLPSQSDKAIWTDAGLQDRTISVSQLVARYQTTVKKRTSSQPAPENNVEGNAKKPLMEMTPSPLNSRETHLESLLKRNEERERVRATATLTRSKSVGSLQNSTGSIEALKALFELKTTAKLKPKSSFRTGNVALGYAVDEPVMNGETEDVQSATEEQKKPAEKKTKKEPKDDFLTQKVVNQTQTERNKTIAGIDFEKLAASEADEKRRSAADFRDSSFIQTTEIPSVSVKAMSALYMSKVANKESPDRPSKVEKDQAQPRDLGKWTTLTKMDEDSEQRKDDYPPQPPEEPEKGLEDIADGHSEQLMSSQLAREKLFQQRQKNELRRLLKHTCPEIKMLDDVVNEEFAEVLSSKSESGGETGYEGEVLSRCLIFENRGSSYSSPKTCVEEGAVERQDYRKISAVLEGLKDEPCTKSCEGMMISDKSPDLTLNYNKEVEEQITKIDVKATRKVFENKCSSTVKPDENQRNVTMVLNKPSEISSADSIQGDNKSGDKNLEEQKLCASAVGKSTEYDISCREAFPCNDFPLEGSFISCTESERKREIIKTNAALFQNNPFISFNIERENFLSHPSKTQNQSIVASEDYPIANVKNRTHLFESMPFDKIRHQNQDEIETLVENIKETLNFLYHVKAIHSDGVIIEVNETMIAKKAQFLISGRGPEIKYDKVAEGGAQNFIVQLLPRVNLKPQIIYLKEDNKGFMEATVVDALAHQHRFSANKDAELKTANVVQLVEDILIQDNSLRKGVIIQEDARNGAKVIVYSLYKYFDEEDVKSYSPPNSADHDEPEAETVPVSKSIQDQSRSGSIRANVKLFKTCIEKGDLGYLRSLHDDEQTIHNTEHSQSEVAVRLDDESHHHHISNPTEECIQVDVKKLKGMFSEGTSPNRSKCVKSSAVTSGKSQSPIECNTGAFLFPQSNNSFNACFGQGLKEVLANSEHQNQNRVQQGKMAEAYTEELCEIPTVTLSGAEAESAQEISSTKVESCLEKSNKSPLVEGIFSAPESDWLPKNTETVSEEASSKNEHTSETCNKINEGFRELAKNENVKISLVPEQISEAKPEQQEEVCCQGTIQAALDSLEKSNINVTRGDIRAAMIYRQSNKSYQKNSQSYVQKHSTTDFCFLAEPKSNQEQQKPETPNQEVTVANVEPPHLTTANTEPLHLTKDPLHLPMTASNAEPSHPSVSPLNLKVTLLDAEPPHPTKEPLNVDVNVMNAEPPHPAREALKQKVIVTNLEPLHPAEGLMDIQVTVSNAEPPCPTTEPLNQEVTVANVEPSHPTKELLNLEVTLSEAEFPHPTKETLNLKETVVNAEYPHPSKELLNQEMTVANVEPPCPTKMLLNQEATVAHVEPSHPPKEPLNLEVAVPDAEPPHPPKKPLNHEAAMANLKPLHPTEDPVKLQVNVANAEPPCLTKGLLNQDVNVANAEPPHPIKTHNRPSQGVVSTKSKRITGPKPPIPPKPEHLKEKQEVSQPSASRHPEEHKISTMGTEEMFCQVSQPSVTTLFLGQEDTTNKSVDHHENYNLDKSTKMLQQIKGKSDIQCLTMLLESNETDIRKINEQQKIETIEKKDMSESAFVHDIISETDETHINFHEARQKFTGKVVSSKKTAPVKPKRVKHVQSCDKTQKHLTGECTTDGTVHIGADPSSSNCEITADSADRHYKDAKQDIKVEMREKKARMETDDERRQRLSIHMDEIVRGNVTAAMEIFEHLRKQEQLQSILSRVEEIESDTSEVDVTSLRRVFENFPDWIVNTDKTGRKKVKAENKDKVIQSSADKKHCKSSMEHVYGDLERASEEIINLKEQTLARLKDIEDTIKKALLSVSSLKSDSDIANLSNLLKESLGVVQESPHSSKISKTDLSRTKPQQSEESYFPQRSSSTGTAAAPTTDQFSTKQQQSPPSSPAFISIQSAARKTDKTDAVPPETLICMKCQLSPRPEGKFRTTKTVMCNSPTQGKKVKPKKGEGQQTSNSQQNRELSVLQVQTDSEGNSIRGTAVENYERTDDSDNRS
- the LOC102228099 gene encoding xin actin-binding repeat-containing protein 1-like isoform X1, coding for MTSCLNKIGEDLTCFDSTMEREKDLRRSQSLKSLPSQSDKAIWTDAGLQDRTISVSQLVARYQTTVKKRTSSQPAPENNVEGNAKKPLMEMTPSPLNSRETHLESLLKRNEERERVRATATLTRSKSVGSLQNSTGSIEALKALFELKTTAKLKPKSSFRTGNVALGYAVDEPVMNGETEDVQSATEEQKKPAEKKTKKEPKDDFLTQKVVNQTQTERNKTIAGIDFEKLAASEADEKRRSAADFRDSSFIQTTEIPSVSVKAMSALYMSKVANKESPDRPSKVEKDQAQPRDLGKWTTLTKMDEDSEQRKDDYPPQPPEEPEKGLEDIADGHSEQLMSSQLAREKLFQQRQKNELRRLLKHTCPEIKMLDDVVNEEFAEVLSSKSESGGETGYEGEVLSRCLIFENRGSSYSSPKTCVEEGAVERQDYRKISAVLEGLKDEPCTKSCEGMMISDKSPDLTLNYNKEVEEQITKIDVKATRKVFENKCSSTVKPDENQRNVTMVLNKPSEISSADSIQGDNKSGDKNLEEQKLCASAVGKSTEYDISCREAFPCNDFPLEGSFISCTESERKREIIKTNAALFQNNPFISFNIERENFLSHPSKTQNQSIVASEDYPIANVKNRTHLFESMPFDKIRHQNQDEIETLVENIKETLNFLYHVKAIHSDGVIIEVNETMIAKKAQFLISGRGPEIKYDKVAEGGAQNFIVQLLPRVNLKPQIIYLKEDNKGFMEATVVDALAHQHRFSANKDAELKTANVVQLVEDILIQDNSLRKGVIIQEDARNGAKVIVYSLYKYFDEEDVKSYSPPNSADHDEPEAETVPVSKSIQDQSRSGSIRANVKLFKTCIEKGDLGYLRSLHDDEQTIHNTEHSQSEVAVRLDDESHHHHISNPTEECIQVDVKKLKGMFSEGTSPNRSKCVKSSAVTSGKSQSPIECNTGAFLFPQSNNSFNACFGQGLKEVLANSEHQNQNRVQQGKMAEAYTEELCEIPTVTLSGAEAESAQEISSTKVESCLEKSNKSPLVEGIFSAPESDWLPKNTETVSEEASSKNEHTSETCNKINEGFRELAKNENVKISLVPEQISEAKPEQQEEVCCQGTIQAALDSLEKSNINVTRGDIRAAMIYRQSNKSYQKNSQSYVQKHSTTDFCFLAEPKSNQEQQKPETPNQEVTVANVEPPHLTTANTEPLHLTKDPLHLPMTASNAEPSHPSVSPLNLKVTLLDAEPPHPTKEPLNVDVNVMNAEPPHPAREALKQKVIVTNLEPLHPAEGLMDIQVTVSNAEPPCPTTEPLNQEVTVANVEPSHPTKELLNLEVTLSEAEFPHPTKETLNLKETVVNAEYPHPSKELLNQEMTVANVEPPCPTKMLLNQEATVAHVEPSHPPKEPLNLEVAVPDAEPPHPPKKPLNHEAAMANLKPLHPTEDPVKLQVNVANAEPPCLTKGLLNQDVNVANAEPPHPIKTHNRPSQGVVSTKSKRITGPKPPIPPKPEHLKEKQEVSQPSASRHPEEHKISTMGTEEMFCQVSQPSVTTLFLGQEDTTNKSVDHHENYNLDKSTKMLQQIKGKSDIQCLTMLLESNETDIRKINEQQKIETIEKKDMSESAFVHDIISETDETHINFHEARQKFTGKVVSSKKTAPVKPKRVKHVQSCDKTQKHLTGECTTDGTVHIGADPSSSNCEITADSADRHYKDAKQDIKVEMREKKARMETDDERRQRLSIHMDEIVRGNVTAAMEIFEHLRKQEQLQSILSRVEEIESDTSEVDVTSLRRVFENFPDWIVNTDKTGRKKVKAENKDKVIQSSADKKHCKSSMEHVYGDLERASEEIINLKEQTLARLKDIEDTIKKALLSVSSLKSDSDIANLSNLLKESLGVVQESPHSSKISKTDLSRTKPQQSEESYFPQRSSSTGTAAAPTTDQFSTKQQQSPPSSPAFISIQSAARKTDKTDAVPPETLICMKCQLSPRPEGKFRTTKTVMCNSPTQGKKVKPKKGEGQQTSNSQQNRELSVLQVQTDSEGNSIRGTAVENYERTDDSDNRS